The window tgctcgtcgaactcgacaaagacgTCGACGTGCAAcataacccatgcatcagcccgctgagtttctcgccggatcttctcagtgggtcgcgattccgttccagtagtagatacattcgcgaagcaattgctcttgagctgttaggtctcctccggaggcgctcgggcagttgttagcaaaacccacccctcctggctgagcctttgctcgctcacctctcctggtgaaactggaaaggcctccgggccaccagtaatcagtaatctaattttgaagtcgtcgtggcctaaaggataagacatccggtgcattcgtgttgagcgatatgCACCGgcgctcgaatcccgcaggcgagtaccaatttttctaatgaaatacgtacttaacaagtgttcacgattgacttccacgatgaaggaataacatcgtgtaataaaaataaaaaaacccgcaaaattataatttgcgtaattactgatggtaggacctcttgtgagtccgcacgggtaggtaccacctccctgcctatttcagccgtgaagcagtactgcgtttcggtctgaagggtggggcagccgttgtaactatactgagaccttagaacttatatctcaaggtgtgtggcgcatttacgttgtagatgtctatgggctccagtaaccacttaacaccgggtgggctgtgagctcgtccacccatataaacaataaataaaaatctttaagcCGCAGACAGAACCCTCTAGGGTTCCGCGAGTGATGCTCCGTAGTGAATCCTGCGAAAATCACAGTGGTGCTATATATAAAGTCAGACGTCCTCGGATCGTCCAGATGGATCCCCTTGGTTCACTCTCAGGGCTCTTCTGGTTCACTCTAACTATGGAACTCGCTGATGAGTTCACCGTGATAATTAATCCATAGCGGCAGTTCAGTTtttgccggattttctcagcggatcgTGATTCCGAATTTTTGGTAGATGCACTGGCATAGCAGCTGGCCTTGAAGAGTTAGGTCTTTGTAGCCACTCAGGCGGTTGGTAAAGTGGTATTAGTGTCTACTTAATAGTATACAGACAGATTATCATCCAGTTCGTTAGTCTTGCGGCATGAATCATCTAAATATCGATAAATTTAAAGATGGTAACATTTATTGTTAATCTTTACAATTTCTAAAGCGCTCAAGCTGTATACTGTGTAATCATTATTtatgcaaaattaaaaattgtactTACCGTTAATtagtttgataataataatatagttcacGAATAAGCAGCACACAAAAATGGATAACGCTACTATTACGTAAGCCCACCATTCTAGGGCCGGAATCtaaatagtgaaaaaaaaaaactttattgtttttatgcactgaagtaggaaacaaactatataggtctatgtttTTATGACAATTTAACTTTTGGCACATCGAATAGTGATCGAATACCACTCGATGTTTTGGCACGTCAAAATTACAAacacatataatattatgtctATGCCCGACTAACCTCGCTAAAATGAGAGGTTTGCAATCCACCTGCTGTGGGGCAGATACGGAAACCCAAGTGCAAGGTGAATTATTGGAATAGCGActgatataagaaaaaaaaagtacaaaccATAGCTTTAATAACCGAGAAAGTTCTGGTTTTAACAATAAAACGTAATGTGGTTTTAGCCAACGacagaaatgtttttattgacatGTTTTATTCTTAAAATGAATCACACAATTACCTAACTTATGTAACGTTCTGTCATTTGTCTGTTGGACTATATTGTTATAATCATATTCAACCAAAGAGGTATTCTTTTAGAGTATTTCATTCAAAACGAACATTGAATAGTGAGTATCCGGATATAATGGcggctataattttttatagtgGTCGGTTCTGAGCGAAGTGTCGGAGATAGAAGAGATAGTTAGACGGCCGAAAAATATCATTCCGACGTAGCAAAAACACGTGCATGGTTGAAAGAGCTGCTATTAGAGTTATGGCACATGTTCGTCGATGGTCCGTAGTCTGATGGTAGCTTCATGATTTCGACGGATATAATAGCTTCTTATAGTAGCATAACACTTTATCATAAGTTTA of the Bombyx mori chromosome 25, ASM3026992v2 genome contains:
- the LOC101742332 gene encoding uncharacterized protein LOC101742332 — translated: MSIKTFLSLAKTTLRFIVKTRTFSVIKAMIPALEWWAYVIVALSIFVCCLFVNYIIIIKLINDARSSEHLKRASDEDEANKTLNILSENAFDKQDNPNPISLA